A region from the Gossypium hirsutum isolate 1008001.06 chromosome A08, Gossypium_hirsutum_v2.1, whole genome shotgun sequence genome encodes:
- the LOC107930486 gene encoding polygalacturonase isoform X2: MINMGLKMLFSISFFQWVLFVQSMEPFVYDVNLAGAIGDGESDDTEAFKNAWNVVCSSHISSGIFRVPYGQKFLLQPLTFNGECRPKNITFQIDGILIAPSDPSSWKCKETNCNNWITFQHFDGLIIQGTGSLHGQGQKWWQMGCMHNKVSFAILDSKNVHISGLTSMDSRKWHISIERSSSVHASKLNIKAPKDSPNTDGIRIQHSTNVTIASSIIKTGDDCIGIGDGSKYININRIFCGPGHGISIGSLGENGRRETVEYVTVRRANFYATENGLKIKTWQGGHGYARYIRFEHISFSKVIRPIIIDQYTCPLHQHCKNYSTAVEISNILYNDLRGTTNGEIAVELSCSKSVPCKNIRMKDIQLDYGINGKMYDGHPKSHCLNVVQSWDEGYVYPNVPCLTKKLSY, translated from the exons atgaTTAATATGGGTTTAAAAATGttgttttctatttctttctttcaatgGGTTTTATTCGTTCAATCTATGGAACcatttgtttatgacgtcaaccTTGCAGGAGCCATTGGAGATGGAGAGAGTGATGATACAGAG GCCTTCAAGAATGCATGGAATGTTGTCTGTAGTTCGCATATCTCTTCAGGGATATTTCGTGTTCCTTATGGACAAAAGTTTTTGCTGCAACCCTTGACTTTTAATGGTGAATGTCGACCAAAAAACATTACTTTtcag ATTGATGGCATACTCATTGCCCCAAGTGATCCATCTTCATGGAAATGCAAAGAAACAAACTGTAACAATTGGATAACCTTTCAACATTTCGATGGCCTCATCATTCAAGGAACTGGAAGCCTCCATGGCCAAGGACAAAAATGGTGGCAAATGGGTTGCATGCATAATAAAGTG AGTTTTGCCATCTTAGACTCTAAGAATGTGCATATTAGTGGCTTAACTTCCATGGACAGTCGAAAATGGCATATTTCAATTGAAAGATCTTCATCCGTTCATGCTTCTAAACTCAATATCAAAGCTCCAAAAGATAGTCCCAACACCGATGGCATTCGTATCCAACATTCCACCAATGTTACCATAGCCTCCTCAATCATTAAGACTg gtGATGATTGTATAGGAATTGGAGACGGgtcaaaatatattaacattaaTCGGATTTTTTGTGGTCCAGGTCATGGAATTag TATTGGAAGTCTTGGTGAAAATGGAAGAAGGGAGACAGTTGAATATGTTACTGTAAGGAGAGCTAACTTTTATGCTACAGAGAATGGTCTTAAAATAAAGACATGGCag GGAGGACATGGATATGCAAGATATATAAGATTTGAACATATATCGTTTAGTAAAGTAATTAGACCTATTATTATTGATCAATACACTTGCCCTCTTCATCAACATTGCAAGAATTAT AGTACAGCTGTGGAGATTAGCAATATCTTATATAATGATTTAAGAGGGACAACAAACGGTGAAATTGCGGTGGAACTTTCATGCAGTAAGTCAGTTCCATGCAAAAATATCCGCATGAAAGACATACAGTTGGATTACGGAATAAATGGTAAAATGTATGATGGGCACCCCAAATCTCATTGTTTGAATGTTGTTCAAAGTTGGGACGAAGGATATGTTTATCCAAATGTTCCttgtttaacaaaaaaattaagttaCTAA
- the LOC107930486 gene encoding polygalacturonase isoform X1, translating to MINMGLKMLFSISFFQWVLFVQSMEPFVYDVNLAGAIGDGESDDTEAFKNAWNVVCSSHISSGIFRVPYGQKFLLQPLTFNGECRPKNITFQIDGILIAPSDPSSWKCKETNCNNWITFQHFDGLIIQGTGSLHGQGQKWWQMGCMHNKVLCSSQKAASFAILDSKNVHISGLTSMDSRKWHISIERSSSVHASKLNIKAPKDSPNTDGIRIQHSTNVTIASSIIKTGDDCIGIGDGSKYININRIFCGPGHGISIGSLGENGRRETVEYVTVRRANFYATENGLKIKTWQGGHGYARYIRFEHISFSKVIRPIIIDQYTCPLHQHCKNYSTAVEISNILYNDLRGTTNGEIAVELSCSKSVPCKNIRMKDIQLDYGINGKMYDGHPKSHCLNVVQSWDEGYVYPNVPCLTKKLSY from the exons atgaTTAATATGGGTTTAAAAATGttgttttctatttctttctttcaatgGGTTTTATTCGTTCAATCTATGGAACcatttgtttatgacgtcaaccTTGCAGGAGCCATTGGAGATGGAGAGAGTGATGATACAGAG GCCTTCAAGAATGCATGGAATGTTGTCTGTAGTTCGCATATCTCTTCAGGGATATTTCGTGTTCCTTATGGACAAAAGTTTTTGCTGCAACCCTTGACTTTTAATGGTGAATGTCGACCAAAAAACATTACTTTtcag ATTGATGGCATACTCATTGCCCCAAGTGATCCATCTTCATGGAAATGCAAAGAAACAAACTGTAACAATTGGATAACCTTTCAACATTTCGATGGCCTCATCATTCAAGGAACTGGAAGCCTCCATGGCCAAGGACAAAAATGGTGGCAAATGGGTTGCATGCATAATAAAGTG CTTTGTTCTTCGCAAAAAGCAGCG AGTTTTGCCATCTTAGACTCTAAGAATGTGCATATTAGTGGCTTAACTTCCATGGACAGTCGAAAATGGCATATTTCAATTGAAAGATCTTCATCCGTTCATGCTTCTAAACTCAATATCAAAGCTCCAAAAGATAGTCCCAACACCGATGGCATTCGTATCCAACATTCCACCAATGTTACCATAGCCTCCTCAATCATTAAGACTg gtGATGATTGTATAGGAATTGGAGACGGgtcaaaatatattaacattaaTCGGATTTTTTGTGGTCCAGGTCATGGAATTag TATTGGAAGTCTTGGTGAAAATGGAAGAAGGGAGACAGTTGAATATGTTACTGTAAGGAGAGCTAACTTTTATGCTACAGAGAATGGTCTTAAAATAAAGACATGGCag GGAGGACATGGATATGCAAGATATATAAGATTTGAACATATATCGTTTAGTAAAGTAATTAGACCTATTATTATTGATCAATACACTTGCCCTCTTCATCAACATTGCAAGAATTAT AGTACAGCTGTGGAGATTAGCAATATCTTATATAATGATTTAAGAGGGACAACAAACGGTGAAATTGCGGTGGAACTTTCATGCAGTAAGTCAGTTCCATGCAAAAATATCCGCATGAAAGACATACAGTTGGATTACGGAATAAATGGTAAAATGTATGATGGGCACCCCAAATCTCATTGTTTGAATGTTGTTCAAAGTTGGGACGAAGGATATGTTTATCCAAATGTTCCttgtttaacaaaaaaattaagttaCTAA
- the LOC107930448 gene encoding 40S ribosomal protein S13, translating into MGRMHSRGKGISASALPYKRTPPSWLKISSQDVEENICKFAKKGLTPSQIGVILRDSHGIAQVKSVTGSKILRILKARGFAPEIPEDLYHLIKKAVAIRKHLERNRKDKDSKFRLILVESRIHRLARYYKKTKKLPPVWKYESTTASTLVA; encoded by the exons ATGGGTCGTATGCACAGCCGAGG TAAGGGTATTTCCGCATCCGCTTTGCCTTACAAGAGAACTCCTCCTAGTTGGTTGAAGATCTCTTCTCAAGAT GTTGAGGAGAACATTTGCAAGTTTGCAAAGAAGGGTTTGACTCCATCTCAAATTGGTGTCATTCTCCGTGATTCTCATGGCATTGCTCAGGTGAAGAGTGTTACTGGCAGCAAGATTTTGCGAATATTGAAAGCCCGTG GTTTTGCTCCAGAAATCCCTGAGGATCTGTACCACCTGATTAAGAAAGCGGTAGCCATCAGAAAGCACCTCGAGCGGAACAGGAAAGACAAGGATTCCAAGTTTAGGTTAATCTTGGTTGAGAGCAGAATTCACCGTCTTGCCCGTTATTACAAAAAGACAAAGAAGCTACCACCAGTGTGGAAATA TGAATCTACCACTGCCAGCACTCTTGTGGCTTAG
- the LOC107930455 gene encoding transducin beta-like protein 2, with amino-acid sequence MDPILAAAALSVVLGAVIAFVFFKSYILKQRSNVQAISEPELHPDPKKTSKPQHVPKKYHSKPHSHASDKDQSKRHHPLDLNTLKGHADSVTGMCFSSDGRNLATACADGVVRVFKLDDASSKSFKFLRINVPLGGHAVAVAFADDSSSIVVASQTLTGCSLYMYGEENPKKGSTDSNQQSKLPLPQVKWEHHKIHDKQAILTLTGATASYGTGDGSTIIASCSEGTDILLWHGRTGKVLGHVDTNQLKNTMATISPNGRFLAAAAFTADVKIWEIVYAKDGSVKEVLNVMQLKGHKSAVTWLCFSPNSEQIITTSKDGSIRVWNINVRYHLSEDPKTLKVFPIPLHDSSGSALHYDRLSLSPDGKILAATRGPTLQWLCLETGKVLDTAEKAHDGDITWITWSPKTMPLGNEQVVILATASVDKKVKLWAAPSVTS; translated from the exons ATGGATCCGATTCTCGCAGCCGCGGCACTTTCAGTCGTTCTCGGGGCTGTGATCGCGTTTGTTTTTTTCAAAAGCTACATTCTGAAGCAAAGATCCAATGTCCAGGCCATTTCGGAGCCCGAGCTTCATCCGGATCCCAAAAAGACGTCAAAGCCTCAGCATGTTCCTAAAAAGTATCATTCGAAGCCTCATTCTCATGCCTCTGACAAG GATCAAAGCAAGCGTCATCATCCATTGGATTTGAATACTCTTAAAGGTCATGCGGATTCAGTTACAGGGATGTGTTTCTCATCTGATGGTCGTAATTTGGCAACTG CTTGCGCTGATGGAGTGGTTAGGGTATTTAAGTTGGATGATGCTTCAAGTAAAAGTTTCAA GTTTTTAAGAATCAATGTGCCTCTTGGAGGTCATGCAGTAGCTGTGGCATTTGCTGATGATTCTTCTTCTATAGTTGTTGCATCTCAGACTCTGACGGGGTGTTCCTTGTATATGTATGGAGAGGAAAACCCAAAAAAAGGTAGTACTGACTCCAACCAGCAGTCAAAGCTTCCTCTTCCACAAGTTAAGTGGGAACATCATAAAATCCATGACAAACAAGCAATCCTGACCTTAACTGGAGCTACTGCAAGTTATGGAACTGGAGATGGGAGTACCATTATTGCCTCTTGTTCGGAAG GTACTGATATCTTACTTTGGCATGGGAGAACCGGAAAAGTTTTAGGGCATGTTGACACTAATCAGTTAAAAAATACCATGGCTACAATATCACCAAATGGCCGTTTCCTTGCTGCTGCAGCATTCACAGCTGATGTAAAG ATATGGGAGATTGTATATGCCAAGGACGGTTCAGTCAAGGAGGTTTTGAATGTTATGCAGCTTAAAGGGCACAAG AGTGCAGTGACTTGGTTATGCTTTTCTCCAAACTCAGAGCAAATTATTACAACATCCAAGGATGGTTCAATAAGAGTTTGGAACATCAATG TTCGATACCATCTTTCTGAGGATCCAAAAACTCTGAAGGTGTTTCCAATACCACTTCATGATTCAAGTGGTTCTGCTCTGCACTATGATCGTCTCAGCTTATCCCCTGATGGAAAGATACTGGCAGCAACCCGTGGTCCAACATTGCAGTGGCTATGTTTGGAAACAGGAAAGGTGTTGGATACTGCTGAGAAAGCCCATGATG GTGATATCACATGGATTACATGGTCTCCAAAGACTATGCCACTAG gaAATGAACAAGTGGTGATTCTGGCCACGGCAAGTGTCGACAAGAAAGTGAAGTTGTGGGCAGCACCGTCAGTAACTTCGTAG
- the LOC107930449 gene encoding proteasome subunit beta type-1, translated as MTKQQANWSPYDNNGGSCVAIAGADYCVIAADTRMSTGYNILTRDYSKICKLADKCVMASSGFQADVRALQKQLAARHLIYQHQHNKQMSCPAMAQLLSNTLYYKRFFPYYSFNVLGGLDNEGKGCVFTYDAVGSYEKVGYSSQGSGSTLIMPFLDNQLKSPSPLLLPAQDAVTPLVEAEAIDLVKTVFASASERDIYTGDKLELVIINAAGIRREYMELRKD; from the exons ATGACCAAGCAGCAGGCTAACTGGTCTCCTTACGACAACAATGGAGG ATCTTGCGTTGCGATCGCTGGAGCTGATTACTGTGTTATCGCCGCCGATACTCGAATGTCAACCGGTTACAATATACTGACCCGAGATTACTCCAAAATATGTAAACT TGCAGATAAATGTGTCATGGCATCCTCAGGATTTCAAGCTGACGTGAGGGCTTTACAAAAGCAACTGGCAGCTAGGCACTTG ATTTATCAGCATCAGCACAACAAGCAAATGAGCTGCCCTGCAATGGCTCAATTGCTTTCCAACACACTTTATTACAAGCGTTTCTTTCCTTACTATTCTTTTAATGTTTTGGGTGGCCTTGATAACGAAG GAAAGGGTTGTGTCTTCACATATGATGCTGTTGGTTCCTATGAGAAGGTTGGATACAGTTCTCAAGGTTCTGGTTCAACGCTCATCATGCCGTTCTTGGATAACCAACTGAAGTCTCCCAGTCCTCTTCTATTGCCTGCCCAG GATGCTGTTACTCCACTTGTGGAAGCTGAAGCTATTGATTTGGTAAAAACTGTTTTTGCATCTGCATCCGAGAGAGATATATACACT GGAGACAAACTCGAACTTGTTATCATAAATGCAGCTGGTATCCGCCGGGAATACATGGAACTTAGGAAAGATTGA
- the LOC107930509 gene encoding uncharacterized protein, which yields MNPRKTEPDLFHHHHPDLSPLPPHHPHIILPSQSQPSISSPQVLLFRPSSPAHSSSDNDDVPADSRQISSQPLGYHNISPEHHISSQFYTFNADSHSLMIRCIREHRLATPAEIRAATPRSVLKSWRAVWKDRNEDTAYLTAWKRIQDKLTAHVDHDSGNEFICFKNNSSQFVSHINQWQEIVMSFHSDADLKHLGLKETIERIKQVWTVGAKFYGIPESYIRVCVAACPVCNASSGSASRSSKRRRFEYTESFDVPAKEVPHRLQQLAAKYKVVLCIRQKYIRYKPFMAEVKDYACHRAGEPTGKKSRILKREPYASKRCGCGFRIRAIVPIANYNEKDKTFVYQEEGMAVFKLYAVHSGHEPGPLDGNARIMHRVVGHKGGFFMDQDIVYGVSEDLDSEGFGLMGKEDEELHLAILRQVQELRAEIGLLEGRIDKIPHQLLGSVSRELFDVLNKVRSLGEEGPKSMELLSDKPHSDDLLVGENDLAHWSDHHDQIYVDGKDAELIEDDEDSFGRTLGDVVPWDQMRTDCRSPKDLISEPCKTDKWLKCADFDEKSILVCEDTKLTKPMRHDDGIVTDVGLVGLQVDSFYQENPKWYESPCELDSNTDCGDSGFRHGEIVSNLEEPG from the coding sequence ATGAATCCCCGCAAAACCGAACCCGATCTCTTTCACCACCACCACCCTGATCTCTCCCCACTTCCTCCCCACCACCCTCACATCATCCTTCCTTCTCAATCTCAGCCCTCCATTTCTTCCCCCCAAGTCCTACTCTTCCGTCCTTCTTCCCCCGCCCATTCCTCCTCCGACAACGACGACGTCCCCGCCGATTCCCGTCAAATCTCTTCTCAGCCCCTCGGCTACCACAACATTAGCCCTGAGCATCACATTTCCTCTCAGTTCTACACTTTCAACGCCGACTCCCATTCCCTCATGATCCGCTGCATCCGCGAGCATCGCTTGGCCACTCCCGCTGAGATCCGAGCTGCTACGCCGCGTTCCGTCCTCAAATCGTGGCGGGCCGTGTGGAAGGACCGCAACGAGGACACCGCTTACCTCACCGCTTGGAAGCGGATCCAAGACAAGCTCACCGCGCACGTGGATCACGATTCCGGTAATGAATTCATTTGCTTCAAGAACAATTCTAGTCAATTCGTTTCACATATTAATCAATGGCAAGAAATCGTTATGAGTTTCCACAGCGACGCTGATTTGAAACACTTAGGTCTGAAGGAAACAATTGAGAGGATTAAACAAGTGTGGACTGTAGGTGCTAAGTTCTATGGAATTCCAGAGAGTTACATTAGGGTTTGTGTTGCAGCTTGCCCCGTTTGCAATGCATCCTCCGGGTCTGCTTCCAGGAGTAGTAAACGAAGACGATTTGAGTACACCGAGTCCTTTGACGTGCCTGCAAAGGAGGTGCCTCATAGATTGCAGCAATTGGCTGCGAAGTACAAGGTTGTGCTCTGTATTAGACAGAAATATATTAGGTATAAGCCTTTTATGGCCGAGGTGAAAGATTATGCTTGTCATCGAGCAGGGGAGCCTACAGGAAAGAAGTCAAGAATCTTGAAGAGGGAACCTTATGCCTCTAAGAGGTGCGGTTGTGGATTTAGGATTAGGGCAATAGTGCCAATTGCCAATTACAATGAGAAggataagacttttgtctatcaaGAGGAAGGGATGGCAGTGTTTAAGTTGTATGCAGTGCATTCTGGACATGAGCCTGGGCCACTGGATGGGAATGCAAGGATTATGCATCGTGTTGTCGGACATAAGGGAGGGTTTTTCATGGATCAAGATATTGTTTATGGAGTGAGTGAGGATTTGGATAGTGAGGGTTTTGGATTGATGGGGAAGGAAGATGAAGAGTTGCATCTTGCTATTTTGCGGCAGGTGCAGGAGTTGAGAGCGGAAATTGGGTTGTTAGAGGGGAGGATTGACAAGATTCCCCATCAGTTGTTAGGTTCAGTATCTAGGGAGCTGTTTGATGTTTTGAATAAAGTTAGAAGTTTGGGTGAAGAGGGTCCAAAGTCGATGGAGTTGCTTTCTGACAAGCCTCATTCAGATGACCTGTTGGTAGGGGAGAATGATTTAGCTCACTGGAGTGATCACCATGATCAGATATACGTTGATGGCAAGGATGCAGAATTGATTGAAGACGATGAAGACAGTTTTGGAAGGACGCTTGGTGATGTTGTTCCTTGGGACCAAATGCGGACAGATTGTAGGAGTCCAAAGGATCTGATAAGCGAGCCTTGTAAGACAGATAAGTGGTTGAAATGTGCCGATTTCGACGAGAAGAGCATTCTTGTCTGTGAAGATACTAAACTAACCAAGCCCATGAGACACGATGATGGCATAGTGACAGATGTAGGTCTTGTTGGCCTTCAGGTTGATAGTTTCTACCAAGAAAACCCTAAATGGTATGAATCTCCTTGTGAACTAGATTCAAACACGGATTGTGGTGACAGTGGATTTAGACATGGAGAGATTGTGTCGAATCTTGAAGAGCCAGGTTAA
- the LOC107930520 gene encoding protein GRAVITROPIC IN THE LIGHT 1 yields the protein MNGYEAPITPIKPPQISEMFQKFALAFKTKTFEFFADEDNHNNGSHLSDSDGFSLLDSAEDFITDQKVVVIKPDPPPNSSSSMNNGSKRGTIDTQIAECLVSSVFAAVSSFEASYIQLQTSQVPFVEESVKAADRALVSHLQRLSDLKRFYRELRKNPSFQVGSSLGPCLEAQVQENQSKLRSLETVSNRLQEEIDEKDNEVSVLRKKLTEIQWGNTKLSKILSGNLNSACDVLLTVRVFHSVLHDACRATHKFSKILIGLMRKAGWDLDLVANSIYPDIDYAKKGHTRFAFLSYVCLGMFRGFDSEGFSLIKNEALCNGNKGTCSLKQLLEHIFSNPIELLSRNQSCEFSRFCEKKYQDLIHPTMESSIFSNLDRNEAVLNSWRSLSEFYESFVCMASSIWTLHKLAFSFEPVVDIFQVERGLDFSMVYMEDVSKRDNLPGETKVKVGFTVVPGFKIGRTVIQSQVYLGGSKCKD from the coding sequence ATGAACGGCTATGAAGCTCCAATAACACCCATTAAACCCCCTCAAATCTCTGAAATGTTTCAAAAATTCGCTTTGGCTTTCAAGACCAAAACTTTCGAGTTCTTCGCCGATGAAGACAATCACAACAACGGCAGCCACCTTTCAGACTCCGATGGATTCTCCCTCCTCGACTCCGCTGAAGACTTCATCACCGACCAAAAAGTCGTCGTCATCAAGCCTGACCCACCGCCCAATTCTTCTTCCTCTATGAATAACGGTTCCAAACGTGGAACTATCGATACCCAGATCGCTGAATGCTTGGTTTCTTCTGTTTTTGCTGCTGTTTCTTCCTTTGAAGCTTCCTATATTCAGTTACAAACCTCGCAGGTGCCCTTCGTGGAGGAAAGCGTGAAAGCAGCTGATAGAGCTTTGGTTTCTCATCTCCAAAGATTGTCCGATTTGAAGCGTTTTTACAGGGAATTGCGGAAGAATCCGAGTTTCCAAGTCGGGTCGTCTCTCGGGCCTTGCTTGGAAGCTCAAGTGCAAGAGAATCAAAGCAAGTTGAGGAGTTTGGAAACGGTTTCGAACCGATTGCAAGAAGAGATTGATGAAAAAGACAATGAAGTCTCGGTTTTGAGGAAGAAATTAACTGAGATTCAATGGGGTAACACCAAATTGTCCAAGATATTATCTGGTAACCTCAATTCAGCTTGTGATGTTCTTTTAACTGTTAGGGTATTTCATTCCGTTTTGCATGATGCTTGCAGAGCAACTCATAAGTTCagtaagattttgattggtttgaTGAGAAAAGCTGGGTGGGATCTTGATTTGGTTGCTAATTCGATTTATCCTGATATTGATTATGCTAAGAAAGGGCACACTAGATTTGCTTTTCTATCATATGTTTGTTTGGGGATGTTTCGAGGTTTCGATTCTGAAGGTTTCAGTTTGATAAAAAACGAAGCTCTATGTAATGGGAATAAGGGTACTTGTTCATTGAAGCAATTGCTCGAACACATATTCAGCAACCCCATTGAGTTACTAAGTAGGAACCAAAGCTGTGAATTCTCAAGGTTTTGTGAGAAGAAGTATCAAGACCTTATTCATCCCACCATGGAGTCATCGATTTTCAGCAATTTGGATAGAAATGAAGCAGTGCTGAATTCGTGGCGGTCATTGAGCGAATTCTATGAGTCATTTGTTTGCATGGCTAGTTCCATATGGACACTTCATAAGCTGGCCTTTTCATTTGAACCCGTGGTGGATATATTTCAAGTTGAAAGAGGACTCGATTTTTCGATGGTATACATGGAGGATGTCAGCAAGAGAGATAACTTGCCCGGGGAAACTAAGGTGAAAGTGGGGTTCACAGTGGTTCCAGGGTTCAAAATCGGAAGGACTGTGATTCAGTCACAGGTCTATCTAGGTGGGTCAAAATGTAAAGACTAG